One Vitis riparia cultivar Riparia Gloire de Montpellier isolate 1030 chromosome 4, EGFV_Vit.rip_1.0, whole genome shotgun sequence genomic window carries:
- the LOC117912751 gene encoding suppressor of Mek1-like, with amino-acid sequence MASFAKHIPLLLLLIALLSNVSAGSYGEDDYGVSKQEEGEPSFFPNTGDNYGLGNSPSTLASSDDANDDADLRKSMEAYERGIKYAKLMMMNGMNNYGVKAVDNNDDDDDEDDDLMKSLDAYGQGIKYAKLVKSQMNNYDVKAINNNNDDDDEDDDLMKSLDAYGQGIKYAKLVKSQMNNYDVKAINNNNDDDDDDEDDDDDYLKSLDAYGQGIENAKLVKNQMNNYGVKAVDINNNNNVDDEDDLKKSLDAYGQGIEYAKLVKNHMNNYGVKTIDDNHDDDEDLP; translated from the coding sequence ATGGCTTCCTTTGCTAAACACATTCCCTTGCTCTTGCTGCTTATTGCCCTCTTGTCTAATGTTTCTGCAGGGAGTTATGGAGAAGATGACTATGGGGTTTCCAAGCAAGAAGAGGGAGAGCCAAGCTTCTTCCCGAATACTGGAGACAACTATGGGCTTGGCAACAGCCCTTCCACCTTAGCGAGCAGTGATGATGCCAATGATGATGCTGACCTTAGGAAGTCCATGGAAGCCTATGAACGAGGCATAAAATATGCcaagttgatgatgatgaatgGGATGAATAATTATGGTGTTAAGGCTGTTGATAACAATGATGATGACGACGACGAGGACGACGATCTTATGAAGTCCTTGGATGCATATGGACAAGGCATCAAATATGCCAAGCTTGTAAAGAGTCAGATGAATAACTATGATGTTAAGGCCATCAACAACaacaatgatgatgatgacgagGACGACGATCTTATGAAGTCCTTGGATGCATATGGACAAGGCATCAAATATGCCAAGCTTGTAAAGAGTCAGATGAATAACTATGATGTTAAGGCCATCAACAAtaacaatgatgatgatgatgacgacgAGGACGACGATGACGACTATCTTAAGTCCTTGGATGCCTATGGACAAGGCATTGAAAATGCCAAACTTGTAAAGAATCAAATGAATAATTATGGTGTTAAGGCCGTCGAcatcaacaataataataatgttgatGATGAAGACGATCTTAAAAAGTCCTTGGATGCCTATGGACAAGGCATTGAATATGCCAAACTTGTAAAGAATCATATGAATAATTATGGTGTTAAGACCATTGATGACAaccatgatgatgatgaggactTGCCATGA